From Pelosinus fermentans DSM 17108, the proteins below share one genomic window:
- the hcp gene encoding hydroxylamine reductase encodes MDHSMFCYQCEQTFGGKGCTKSGVCGKTPEIANLQDLLIYQLKGISCYAKPLIEQGKKIDQETVKFVENGLFTTLTNVNFDAQVHVNLIKESQKIKEKLRNLAPEGQYPEAATFNVSNTKEEMLKEAVKAGIMYDQNLDADIRSLRSTILFGLKGISAYGHQARFIKYNSDQVDQFYFLGLEATTNDRLTLEEMIRMVMRTGNMSVEVMKVLDEANTTTYENPSPHKVNVNVKKGPFIIISGHDLRDLEMLLEQTEGKGINIYTHGEMLPAHGYPALKKYKHLVGNYGSAWQNQQKEFDEIPGCILMTTNCLMRPRETYKDRIFTTSVVGWDGVKYIGASGDGTKDFSEIIKKSLELGGFKEEEEKKEILVGFGHHATLSHAEAIVNAVKEGKLRHFFLIGGCDGARPGRSYYTEFAQMVPEDCVILTLACGKYRFNKLDFGTVAGLPRLLDIGQCNDAYSAVRIATALADAFDTDVNSLPLSIILSWYEQKAVADLLALLSLGINGMYLGPSLPAFISPNVLQYLVETFAIKPISTPEDDLRSALKQAN; translated from the coding sequence ATGGATCATTCAATGTTTTGTTATCAGTGTGAGCAAACATTTGGCGGAAAAGGCTGTACGAAAAGTGGTGTTTGTGGAAAAACACCAGAAATTGCAAATTTACAAGATTTATTAATTTATCAGTTAAAGGGAATTTCTTGCTATGCCAAGCCTTTAATCGAGCAAGGAAAGAAAATTGATCAGGAAACTGTAAAATTTGTAGAAAATGGCTTGTTTACAACCTTAACAAATGTAAACTTTGATGCTCAGGTGCATGTGAATTTAATAAAGGAATCACAAAAGATAAAAGAAAAGCTGAGAAATTTGGCACCAGAGGGGCAATATCCAGAAGCAGCTACTTTTAATGTGAGTAATACCAAAGAAGAAATGCTAAAAGAAGCAGTGAAGGCTGGAATTATGTATGATCAGAATCTGGATGCTGATATCAGGTCCCTGCGTTCCACGATATTATTTGGACTAAAAGGTATTAGTGCCTATGGACATCAAGCCAGATTTATTAAATACAATAGTGATCAAGTAGACCAATTCTATTTCTTAGGGTTAGAAGCTACGACGAATGATCGTTTAACACTTGAAGAAATGATACGGATGGTAATGAGAACCGGGAACATGAGTGTAGAAGTAATGAAGGTGCTGGATGAGGCCAATACTACAACATACGAAAATCCTTCTCCTCATAAAGTGAATGTGAATGTGAAGAAAGGTCCATTTATCATTATATCCGGTCATGATCTAAGAGATCTAGAGATGCTGCTTGAGCAAACAGAAGGCAAGGGCATTAACATTTATACCCATGGTGAAATGCTGCCCGCCCATGGATACCCTGCACTGAAAAAATATAAGCATTTAGTCGGCAACTATGGTTCTGCCTGGCAAAATCAGCAGAAAGAATTTGATGAAATACCAGGATGCATTTTAATGACAACGAACTGTTTGATGAGACCGAGAGAAACTTATAAGGATAGAATCTTTACGACGAGTGTTGTAGGCTGGGATGGAGTAAAATACATTGGGGCCTCTGGCGACGGAACTAAGGATTTTAGTGAAATCATTAAGAAATCACTGGAGCTGGGTGGATTCAAAGAAGAGGAAGAGAAAAAAGAAATCCTCGTTGGTTTCGGACATCATGCAACATTATCCCATGCCGAAGCCATTGTTAATGCAGTTAAGGAAGGAAAATTAAGACATTTCTTCTTAATCGGCGGCTGTGATGGAGCAAGACCAGGCAGAAGTTATTATACCGAGTTTGCCCAAATGGTTCCTGAGGATTGTGTCATTCTCACGTTAGCTTGCGGTAAGTACCGATTTAACAAATTGGATTTTGGAACGGTGGCTGGCTTGCCAAGATTACTCGATATCGGACAATGTAATGATGCCTATTCAGCAGTTCGAATCGCTACAGCATTAGCTGATGCTTTTGATACCGATGTCAATTCTTTGCCGCTTTCCATTATACTATCCTGGTATGAGCAAAAGGCTGTTGCTGATTTATTAGCATTATTATCACTAGGGATCAATGGAATGTATTTAGGACCAAGTTTACCAGCCTTTATATCCCCCAATGTGCTGCAATACCTTGTGGAAACCTTTGCTATAAAACCAATCAGTACACCTGAGGATGATTTGAGAAGTGCGCTTAAGCAGGCCAATTAG
- a CDS encoding acyl-CoA dehydratase activase, which yields MVRLGIDIGYSTFKYIILDDNEQEIGSEYLFHRGNIDTAFRNMLEKIEKEYKVEEFYFGITGEQAEGMPALKNYYLNEVTALIEGAFASNDSLQSIIELGAQKAKCITNLSAQDRTHIKFSMNSSCSAGTGSFLEEQVSRLGISLYEYSDYTQKATTIPRIAGRCSVFSKTDMIHHQQEGVKTEDILLGLAYALVRNFKANVVQKAILAKPVMLTGGVVYNKGVIKALKEVFALEDEDILIPEHFDKMSAWGAARLANEKKQVVTLEELKSAAGFSHKKDARNDGYPALYPFGQNESIHKHDCQHVANRYEGYLGIDIGSTSTNLVVIDDEKHVIAYRYLRTKGNPRQAVREGMDSLQEQFEHRLRIKGIGTTGSGRYLIGNELEAAVIVDEITAQAKGAVEADPEVDTVFEIGGQDSKYISIQNGMVVDFEMNKICAAGTGSFIEEQAKKLDIPIEDFSQLALKSENPLNLGDRCTVFIEGNVAKALASNESKEDIAAGLAYSIVSNYLNRVVGNRAIGNTVFLQGGIAHNQAVVNAFRGVLKRNIILPKFFSVTGALGTALLVKEKLIQIANSVSKEADRSIPRNVDQEMEGLFLKGYTGDIDAAKLTIGIPRVLFLHKLFPMFHEIFKTLGFNVVLSKATDEEIVALSQEYSLEETCYPIKLINGHVASLLKQGVDYIFLPSLYTMKHDVSKSREDYACVYMQTASQIVSHVMDLEKKGVKLLAPALSFKFGKVYMMKTLLRMGKELGKNKGQMVFAIMKGMARMQEYGRDVEVLSQELVKSLQDGEKAFVIMTRTYNVADPVLNMKIPQTLRKMGYKVLNLANIPAFDYDVSEDHPNMYWPFGQHILAGAKIVRDMPNLYPIYITNHGCGPDTVLSHYFNAEMQGKPYLHIEVDEHSSSVGVITRLEAFINSLDHYDAKTIKKSIPNTTRSKEESFQGKLLLPNLYPYSQVLCEWFTSKGIAADLLPPTGQQSLEVGKGFTKSKEYVSMFSLLGDIFYYLEKSEEKRIKLWLPQSEGSEVYGQYGRLVNEKLKGAGYQGEVISPFIEDLLESKEYGYDFALGVMAADLAQASDPVDRELILLKVLDLIRHGGLNEQNLIQLSQDVYQKLQNKTYDKKIVVLGEWSVIFNEYLTNSQLKGLEKNHKLMYQPLSEVLLFTGYESLKKSSKNRKGFKEQLERVKRVMNNISDGLSEYSPFDRNIDELLKEADRRLPLYAGGAGRYRLAKIFRCPEHVDGILAVSSMYENTATIQKLLRDRDKDEIKHPVLDLAFDGSSHSNNKELLDTFMHYI from the coding sequence ATGGTTCGTTTAGGCATAGATATAGGTTATTCCACATTCAAATATATCATCTTAGATGACAATGAGCAGGAAATAGGTAGTGAATATTTGTTTCATCGCGGTAATATCGATACAGCATTTAGGAATATGCTGGAGAAAATAGAAAAGGAATATAAAGTCGAAGAGTTTTATTTTGGTATCACCGGCGAACAGGCAGAAGGAATGCCTGCTTTGAAGAACTATTACCTTAATGAAGTCACGGCGTTAATTGAAGGAGCTTTTGCCAGCAATGATTCTTTGCAGAGCATCATTGAGCTGGGAGCCCAAAAAGCGAAGTGTATTACAAATCTTTCGGCACAAGACCGAACACATATCAAATTTTCCATGAACTCAAGCTGTTCTGCCGGAACTGGATCTTTTTTGGAAGAACAAGTTTCACGGCTGGGAATTAGTCTGTATGAGTATTCCGATTACACGCAAAAAGCGACAACCATACCCCGGATTGCCGGACGATGCAGCGTGTTTTCTAAAACCGATATGATCCACCATCAACAGGAAGGTGTGAAAACCGAAGATATATTATTAGGACTAGCGTACGCTCTTGTGCGAAATTTTAAAGCCAATGTGGTACAAAAAGCGATTCTTGCAAAACCAGTTATGCTCACTGGAGGTGTAGTATATAACAAAGGCGTTATAAAGGCATTAAAAGAAGTATTTGCATTAGAAGATGAAGATATCTTGATACCAGAGCATTTTGATAAGATGAGTGCGTGGGGTGCAGCTCGTCTTGCAAATGAGAAAAAGCAGGTAGTAACGTTGGAAGAGCTTAAAAGTGCTGCTGGTTTTTCACATAAAAAGGATGCACGAAATGATGGTTATCCCGCCTTATATCCCTTCGGTCAAAATGAAAGCATTCATAAACATGACTGCCAGCATGTGGCTAACCGTTATGAGGGATATTTGGGAATTGACATTGGCTCTACCAGTACTAACCTGGTAGTAATCGATGATGAGAAACATGTGATTGCATACCGCTATTTGCGTACAAAAGGGAATCCCAGACAGGCTGTTCGCGAAGGAATGGATTCTTTGCAGGAACAGTTTGAGCATCGCCTTAGGATAAAAGGTATAGGCACTACGGGATCCGGGCGCTATCTCATTGGGAATGAATTAGAAGCAGCAGTCATTGTAGATGAGATTACTGCCCAAGCCAAAGGTGCGGTAGAGGCTGATCCTGAGGTGGACACTGTTTTTGAAATCGGCGGACAGGATTCTAAATATATCAGCATACAAAACGGTATGGTTGTGGATTTTGAGATGAACAAAATTTGCGCCGCAGGAACAGGATCATTTATTGAGGAACAGGCAAAAAAATTAGATATTCCTATCGAAGATTTCTCCCAGCTGGCGCTGAAAAGTGAAAACCCTTTGAATTTGGGAGATCGGTGTACGGTGTTTATTGAAGGAAATGTTGCCAAAGCCTTGGCAAGTAATGAAAGTAAGGAAGATATTGCCGCAGGACTGGCTTACTCCATTGTAAGCAACTATCTAAACCGTGTGGTGGGAAATAGAGCCATTGGTAATACAGTGTTCTTACAGGGAGGGATTGCTCATAATCAGGCGGTGGTCAACGCATTTCGCGGGGTTCTAAAACGTAATATCATCCTGCCGAAATTCTTCAGTGTGACAGGTGCATTAGGTACTGCACTTTTGGTTAAGGAGAAGTTGATCCAAATTGCTAACAGTGTCAGCAAAGAGGCTGATCGTTCTATCCCGCGAAATGTGGATCAGGAGATGGAAGGACTATTTCTAAAAGGTTATACCGGGGACATTGATGCTGCGAAGCTTACGATTGGTATTCCCAGAGTCTTATTCTTGCACAAATTGTTTCCTATGTTTCATGAAATCTTTAAAACACTAGGCTTTAATGTAGTTCTGTCCAAAGCAACCGATGAGGAAATTGTGGCTCTTAGCCAGGAGTATTCTCTGGAAGAAACCTGCTATCCGATTAAGCTGATCAATGGTCATGTAGCTTCTTTATTAAAACAAGGAGTCGATTATATTTTTCTGCCAAGTCTGTACACGATGAAGCATGATGTATCAAAATCCCGGGAAGATTATGCCTGCGTATACATGCAGACCGCCTCGCAGATTGTTTCCCATGTGATGGACTTAGAGAAAAAAGGTGTGAAATTATTAGCTCCAGCCCTTTCCTTCAAGTTCGGCAAAGTGTATATGATGAAGACTTTACTGCGTATGGGAAAGGAATTAGGGAAAAATAAAGGGCAGATGGTATTTGCCATTATGAAAGGCATGGCTAGGATGCAGGAATATGGCCGGGATGTGGAGGTCTTAAGCCAGGAATTGGTTAAGAGTCTTCAAGATGGGGAAAAGGCCTTTGTGATTATGACCAGAACCTATAATGTAGCCGATCCTGTACTGAATATGAAGATTCCCCAAACCTTAAGGAAGATGGGCTATAAGGTACTAAACCTTGCTAACATTCCGGCTTTTGACTACGATGTTTCAGAGGATCATCCCAATATGTATTGGCCCTTTGGACAACATATCTTAGCCGGAGCAAAAATTGTACGGGATATGCCTAATCTGTATCCCATCTATATTACCAATCATGGATGCGGTCCGGATACGGTGCTGAGTCATTATTTCAATGCCGAAATGCAGGGGAAACCATATTTGCATATTGAGGTTGACGAACACTCATCGAGTGTCGGGGTTATTACCCGGTTAGAAGCTTTTATCAATAGTTTGGATCATTATGATGCGAAAACCATAAAAAAATCAATACCTAATACCACCCGGAGTAAAGAAGAAAGCTTTCAGGGAAAACTGTTACTGCCAAATCTTTATCCCTATAGTCAAGTTTTATGTGAATGGTTTACATCCAAGGGAATTGCAGCAGATCTTTTACCGCCAACCGGCCAACAGTCATTAGAAGTGGGAAAAGGATTTACCAAGTCTAAGGAATATGTATCTATGTTTTCCTTATTGGGGGACATCTTCTACTATTTGGAGAAATCTGAAGAGAAGAGAATTAAGCTGTGGCTGCCCCAAAGTGAAGGCAGCGAGGTGTATGGTCAGTACGGAAGGCTGGTAAATGAAAAATTAAAAGGCGCAGGCTATCAAGGGGAAGTGATTTCTCCATTTATTGAAGATTTATTGGAAAGCAAAGAGTATGGTTATGACTTTGCATTAGGGGTTATGGCGGCTGATTTGGCTCAAGCTTCTGATCCAGTAGACCGGGAACTGATTTTGCTGAAAGTGCTGGATTTAATCAGGCACGGTGGGCTGAATGAACAGAACCTGATTCAGCTTTCTCAAGATGTGTATCAAAAATTACAGAATAAGACATATGATAAAAAGATCGTTGTTCTGGGAGAATGGAGCGTTATATTCAACGAATATCTAACGAATTCTCAATTAAAAGGTTTAGAGAAAAATCATAAATTGATGTACCAGCCTTTATCTGAGGTTCTACTGTTTACAGGGTATGAGAGCCTTAAGAAGAGTTCTAAGAACCGGAAAGGATTCAAAGAGCAGCTGGAGAGAGTAAAGCGTGTAATGAATAATATTTCCGATGGTTTGTCAGAATATAGTCCTTTTGATAGGAATATTGATGAGTTATTGAAAGAGGCTGATAGGAGGCTGCCCCTATATGCGGGAGGAGCGGGACGCTATCGACTTGCCAAGATCTTTCGCTGCCCAGAGCATGTGGATGGAATTTTGGCGGTGAGTTCCATGTATGAAAATACAGCTACCATACAGAAACTTCTGAGAGACAGAGATAAAGACGAGATTAAACATCCTGTACTTGACCTGGCTTTTGATGGATCGAGTCATAGTAATAATAAAGAGTTACTTGATACGTTTATGCATTATATATAA
- a CDS encoding MarR family transcriptional regulator — MPNQSQCVLDTMLRMIHKASEIMAEPRVFGTEVLYASEIHMIDVIGRNPGIHVTEIANKLGITKGAVPKIIGKLLQKELIYRYQAENNKKMVLFTLTPKGLMAFQSHTEFHKKLDQGIIKKFNSLQKSELLMFHDIMHEVEEYIDRIEKEK; from the coding sequence ATGCCTAACCAAAGTCAGTGCGTACTGGACACAATGCTGCGAATGATCCATAAAGCCTCAGAAATTATGGCAGAGCCACGAGTTTTTGGTACCGAAGTTTTATATGCCTCTGAAATCCACATGATTGACGTTATTGGCCGAAATCCAGGAATCCATGTTACAGAAATCGCCAATAAATTAGGTATTACGAAGGGAGCGGTTCCTAAGATTATTGGCAAGCTCCTCCAAAAAGAGTTGATCTATCGCTATCAAGCAGAAAACAATAAGAAAATGGTTCTCTTTACCCTTACTCCAAAAGGGCTTATGGCTTTTCAAAGCCATACTGAATTTCACAAAAAACTGGATCAGGGTATTATTAAGAAATTCAATTCATTACAAAAATCCGAATTACTTATGTTTCATGATATCATGCATGAAGTCGAAGAGTACATTGATAGAATCGAAAAAGAAAAATAA
- a CDS encoding HlyD family secretion protein has protein sequence MKVTTKFVKIMIVLLLVLGGVGAYYYSQRGEVSTDDAGIDGRTVVLSPKVQGYVKALNVQDNQLVKSGDVLLEIDPTDYIVKRDRAKAVLAASQAAANASHSNLETAAISAPSSIDAAIAQVSSAQATWEKTLADRQRMESLFSSGACSLQQLDQAVATEKSARSTLDQMRAGLHSANTAPSVIAAAKGTSEQLEAQVKQAEVDLAQAENDLANTKIIAPIDGRITNRSVEIGNYVQAGSQLASLVGTDLWVVANFKETQLEHMQPGQSVDIKIDAFPNVKLYGKVDSIQAGTGSHFSLFPAENATGNFVKIVQRVPVKIVFDSLPDTIHLGPGMSVVPTVHTANAGYRHE, from the coding sequence ATGAAAGTTACTACAAAATTCGTTAAAATTATGATCGTACTTTTGCTCGTACTTGGCGGGGTCGGCGCCTATTACTATTCACAACGCGGTGAAGTATCAACAGACGACGCTGGCATTGACGGCCGCACAGTAGTGTTAAGTCCGAAAGTACAAGGCTATGTGAAAGCCTTGAATGTGCAAGACAATCAGTTGGTAAAGTCCGGCGATGTTCTATTGGAAATTGATCCTACTGATTATATTGTCAAGCGGGATCGGGCCAAGGCTGTATTGGCTGCCTCTCAAGCAGCAGCTAATGCTTCCCATAGCAATTTGGAAACGGCTGCGATTTCCGCTCCCTCTAGCATTGATGCGGCAATCGCTCAGGTGTCATCTGCACAAGCAACTTGGGAGAAAACACTAGCTGATAGACAACGCATGGAAAGCTTATTCAGCTCTGGTGCCTGCTCTTTGCAGCAGTTGGATCAAGCGGTGGCAACAGAAAAGTCAGCTCGTTCCACCTTGGATCAAATGCGCGCTGGTCTTCATTCAGCCAATACAGCACCGAGCGTGATTGCAGCCGCCAAAGGTACAAGTGAGCAATTAGAGGCTCAAGTAAAGCAGGCCGAAGTAGATCTTGCACAAGCTGAAAATGATCTGGCAAATACCAAAATCATAGCTCCTATCGATGGGCGTATTACAAACCGCAGTGTAGAAATCGGCAATTATGTGCAGGCAGGAAGCCAATTAGCTTCTTTAGTGGGCACAGACTTATGGGTTGTTGCCAATTTCAAAGAAACACAGTTAGAACATATGCAGCCTGGACAATCCGTTGATATCAAGATTGACGCTTTCCCTAATGTGAAGCTGTATGGTAAGGTAGACAGCATTCAAGCTGGTACAGGCTCTCATTTTTCTCTTTTCCCTGCTGAGAATGCTACCGGGAACTTTGTTAAAATCGTACAGCGAGTTCCCGTAAAAATCGTATTTGACAGCTTGCCAGATACCATTCATCTAGGTCCTGGCATGTCGGTAGTACCAACGGTTCACACAGCAAATGCAGGATATCGTCATGAGTGA
- a CDS encoding DHA2 family efflux MFS transporter permease subunit, with the protein MSDDALRPVNPLLISTAVSLAAFMEVLDTTIANVALSHISGSLGASSEESTWVLTSYLVANGIILPLSGWLSALMGRKNFFIFCILGFTLTSFLCGIATSLPMLIVFRLLQGLTGGGLQPSQQAIIKDSFPAEKLGMAFAITGITTVLAPILGPTLGGLITDNFSWRWIFFMNVPVGLLAAFLVNSLVVDPPSAQKQKVDSIDYIGLGLIALGLGALQIVLDKGQQEDWFDSSFIVIFAIIAAVGLILAVFWILRQKNPVVELKLFAIPSFSLPCIMIFFVGFALYSSAMLLPMLVQTSFGYDATLSGLVLSPGGIATLIMMPIVGKLVNKIQAKYLISFGMLLSAVGMWATGLVTPQTGYSTFVLVRALQTVGIPFLFIPASTLAFSKISPESSSNASAIISLMRNLGGSIGIALVTNKLIHSQQIEQAHLVQHLTTADPGYQSAIASYTQSIMNLGVPAVQASTMAIAKIYQELIQQANILAYRDAYNFVAIILVVLAIVALFMPSNALQKKSAPTASH; encoded by the coding sequence ATGAGTGACGATGCACTAAGACCCGTAAACCCTCTTTTGATATCAACTGCCGTTAGTCTTGCCGCCTTCATGGAAGTACTGGATACAACGATTGCCAATGTTGCACTTTCTCACATTTCCGGATCACTGGGCGCCAGTTCAGAGGAAAGCACCTGGGTACTCACCTCCTACCTGGTAGCCAACGGCATTATTCTGCCCCTGTCCGGCTGGTTATCCGCCCTGATGGGACGCAAAAACTTTTTCATCTTCTGTATTTTAGGATTTACCCTTACCTCTTTTCTATGTGGTATTGCCACTTCACTGCCTATGCTAATTGTATTTCGATTATTGCAGGGGTTGACAGGTGGCGGCTTGCAGCCTAGTCAGCAGGCCATCATCAAAGACAGTTTCCCCGCGGAAAAGCTGGGAATGGCCTTTGCTATCACAGGGATAACAACCGTATTAGCTCCCATATTGGGACCAACACTAGGCGGTCTCATCACGGATAACTTTAGCTGGCGCTGGATTTTTTTTATGAACGTGCCTGTTGGCCTGTTGGCGGCCTTTCTCGTTAATAGCTTGGTCGTAGACCCGCCCAGTGCACAAAAACAAAAAGTCGACTCTATCGACTATATTGGCCTCGGCTTAATTGCCCTTGGTCTTGGAGCCCTGCAAATCGTTCTGGATAAAGGCCAGCAGGAAGATTGGTTTGACAGTTCCTTTATCGTAATCTTTGCAATCATTGCTGCCGTCGGTCTTATTCTAGCTGTTTTTTGGATATTACGGCAGAAAAACCCGGTAGTTGAGCTAAAGCTCTTTGCCATTCCCAGTTTCAGTTTACCCTGCATTATGATTTTCTTTGTTGGTTTTGCTCTTTACTCAAGTGCCATGTTATTACCTATGCTGGTGCAAACAAGCTTCGGTTATGACGCGACTCTGTCCGGCCTGGTACTTTCACCAGGCGGAATCGCCACCTTAATCATGATGCCAATCGTCGGTAAACTGGTAAACAAAATTCAGGCAAAATATCTCATTTCATTTGGCATGCTGCTAAGCGCCGTTGGCATGTGGGCAACTGGACTTGTAACACCGCAAACGGGATACAGCACCTTCGTTTTGGTACGTGCCCTGCAAACAGTTGGTATCCCTTTTCTATTTATACCTGCCAGTACCCTCGCCTTCTCTAAAATTTCTCCAGAAAGCAGCAGTAATGCCTCAGCAATTATTTCATTAATGCGTAATTTAGGAGGCAGTATTGGCATTGCTCTGGTAACGAACAAACTTATACACAGCCAGCAGATTGAACAAGCACATCTGGTACAGCATTTGACCACGGCTGATCCTGGTTATCAAAGCGCAATTGCAAGCTACACCCAGTCAATTATGAATTTGGGTGTGCCAGCAGTTCAGGCATCCACAATGGCAATCGCCAAAATCTATCAGGAACTTATCCAACAGGCCAATATCCTTGCCTATCGCGATGCTTATAACTTCGTCGCTATTATATTGGTAGTTCTGGCTATTGTTGCTCTATTTATGCCAAGCAATGCACTGCAGAAAAAAAGCGCCCCGACTGCATCACACTAG
- a CDS encoding N-acetyltransferase has product MLYRKATFKDVETMYTLINAYAEQGLMLGRSRNMLYECLRDFVLAEDNGEVVGMGALHLVWDALAEIRAMAIAPHVTKSGIGRSIVQALIEEAKTLEIKTIFTLTYQPGFFIKQGFKELSKDQLPHKVWKECINCTKFPNCDEIALNIEI; this is encoded by the coding sequence GTGCTTTATCGTAAAGCTACATTCAAAGATGTAGAAACCATGTACACATTAATTAACGCTTATGCTGAACAAGGATTAATGTTAGGGCGTTCCCGGAATATGCTGTATGAATGCCTGCGGGACTTTGTTTTGGCAGAAGATAATGGAGAAGTTGTTGGCATGGGGGCGCTGCATTTAGTGTGGGATGCGCTTGCGGAAATTAGAGCAATGGCAATCGCGCCTCATGTCACGAAATCAGGCATTGGCCGCAGCATTGTACAGGCACTAATTGAAGAAGCAAAAACCTTAGAGATAAAGACGATCTTTACCTTGACCTATCAGCCTGGATTTTTTATAAAACAAGGTTTCAAAGAATTATCAAAAGATCAATTGCCTCATAAGGTCTGGAAAGAATGTATTAACTGTACTAAGTTTCCGAACTGTGATGAAATTGCTTTGAACATAGAAATATAA
- a CDS encoding bifunctional helix-turn-helix transcriptional regulator/GNAT family N-acetyltransferase — protein MESSIQQRVTEIRKFNRFYTNIIGLVNQNVLESPYSLAEARVLLEIDAAATCTASNLAEILQIDPGYLSRILRRFKKDGLIETTKSMTDGRSQILNITEKGRATFRQLSDASSSQLIRLLELLPQGAQQTLVQNMAAIQDMLSGQTDTSITIRRHRPGDVGYIAYRHGVLYEKEYELDHRFEKYVLQSLIAYLEDPSRGEIWVAECCGAIVGFIGIVGISERTAQLRWFLIEPDFRGGGLGRKLVSTVMEYCQQKYYNHVFLWTFKGLDAARHLYQSFGFTLTEEKENDTWNNQLIEQRWDVMLGVN, from the coding sequence ATGGAGAGTTCGATTCAACAGCGAGTGACGGAGATTCGGAAATTTAATCGCTTCTATACCAATATTATTGGCCTTGTAAACCAAAACGTTTTGGAAAGTCCTTACTCTTTGGCAGAAGCAAGGGTTTTGTTAGAAATTGATGCCGCTGCTACGTGTACTGCAAGTAACTTGGCGGAAATACTTCAAATTGATCCTGGTTATCTTAGCCGTATTCTCAGGCGGTTTAAGAAAGATGGTCTTATTGAAACCACCAAATCAATGACTGATGGCCGTTCACAAATTTTAAATATAACAGAAAAAGGCAGAGCAACATTTCGACAACTGTCAGATGCCTCATCGAGTCAACTAATTAGACTTTTAGAGCTGCTTCCTCAGGGGGCTCAACAAACCTTAGTTCAGAATATGGCTGCCATCCAAGATATGTTATCAGGTCAAACAGATACCTCAATTACCATTCGCAGGCACCGGCCTGGTGATGTAGGATATATTGCATATCGCCATGGTGTGCTGTATGAAAAAGAGTATGAGCTGGATCATCGCTTTGAAAAGTATGTTTTGCAAAGTTTGATTGCCTATTTAGAAGATCCGTCTAGAGGAGAAATATGGGTAGCCGAATGCTGCGGTGCTATCGTCGGTTTTATTGGAATTGTAGGAATCAGCGAAAGAACTGCTCAGCTGCGCTGGTTTTTAATAGAGCCAGATTTTCGCGGTGGCGGTCTGGGACGTAAATTGGTGTCTACTGTGATGGAATATTGTCAACAGAAATATTATAATCATGTGTTTCTGTGGACATTTAAGGGGTTAGATGCAGCCCGGCACTTATACCAGAGTTTTGGATTTACCCTTACTGAGGAAAAAGAAAATGACACTTGGAACAACCAATTGATTGAGCAGCGGTGGGATGTTATGCTAGGTGTTAATTAA